Proteins encoded by one window of Bubalus bubalis isolate 160015118507 breed Murrah chromosome 4, NDDB_SH_1, whole genome shotgun sequence:
- the INHBE gene encoding inhibin beta E chain yields MTRTMGLPKVQLQLVLLWALVWAQVAGSACPSCGGPALAPQAERALVLKLAKQQILEGLQLTSRPRLTHPPPKAVLTRALRRLQRGRVVPANGEQVISFAVLTDSSTATCSSTLTFHLSTPRSHHLYHARLWLHVLPTLPGPLSLRIFRWGGRRRGRGSRVFLAEHQLTTPGWHALTLPSSGLKREESGVLKLRLDCSLLEGNRTVAPQLLDTSGEQRPFLELKTQPKLPGAGRARRRTPSCEPATPLCCRRDHYVDFQELGWRDWILQPEGYRLNYCSGQCPPHLAGSPGIAASFHSAVFSLLKANNPWPLGTSCCVPTARRPLSLLYLDRDGNVVKTDVPDMVVEACGCS; encoded by the exons ATGACCAGGACCATGGGACTCCCCAAGGTCCAGCTCCAGCTGGTGCTGCTGTGGGCACTGGTGTGGGCACAGGTGGCAGGGTCTGCGTGTCCTTCCTGTGGGGGCCCCGCACTGGCACCCCAAGCAGAGCGAGCTCTGGTCCTCAAGCTGGCCAAGCAGCAAATCCTCGAGGGACTACAGCTGACCAGTCGTCCCCGGCTGACTCATCCTCCACCCAAGGCGGTGCTCACCAGAGCCCTCCGGAGACTGCAGCGGGGAAGAGTGGTTCCAGCGAATGGGGAGCAGGTCATCAGCTTTGCTGTCCTCACAG ACTCCTCCACCGCCACTTGCAGCTCCACACTCACCTTCCACCTGTCCACTCCTCGGTCCCACCACCTGTATCATGCTCGCCTCTGGCTGCACGTGCTCCCCACCCTTCCCGGCCCTCTTTCCTTGAGGATTTTCCGatgggggggcaggaggagaggccgAGGGTCCCGCGTCTTTCTGGCTGAGCACCAGTTGACAACCCCGGGCTGGCACGCCCTGACTCTGCCCTCTAGCGGCTTGAAGCGTGAGGAGTCTGGTGTCTTGAAACTTCGACTGGACTGCAGTCTCCTGGAAGGCAACCGCACTGTCGCCCCACAGCTCCTGGACACATCAGGAGAGCAGCGGCCCTTCCTGGAACTTAAGACCCAGCCCAAATTGCCTGGAGCAGGCCGGGCCAGGAGGAGGACCCCAAGCTGTGAGCCCGCGACCCCCTTATGCTGTCGGCGAGACCATTATGTAGACTTCCAGGAGCTGGGATGGCGGGATTGGATCCTGCAACCCGAGGGGTACCGGCTGAATTACTGCAGTGGCCAGTGTCCCCCCCACCTGGCTGGCAGCCCCGGCATTGCCGCCTCCTTCCATTCTGCTGTCTTCAGCCTCCTCAAGGCCAACAACCCTTGGCCCTTGGGTACTTCTTGCTGTGTCCCTACTGCCCGAaggcctctctctctcctctaccTTGACCGTGATGGCAACGTGGTCAAGACAGATGTGCCTGATATGGTGGTAGAGGCCTGTGGCTGCAGCTAG